The Thermoplasmata archaeon genome segment CTGTGCGGTGAAAGGAATGGTATGTAAACCATCAGATACTCAGAGCGGTATCTGTGGTATCATGCCAACCGTCGTGACGATTGACAAGGCCGGGCGGATCGTCGTCCCGAAGGAGACCCGAGAAGCCCAACACATTCGGCCGGGGACGAAGTTCCTCCTCGTCGAGGGCGCCGACGGACGGATCTGGCTCCAGCGGCTTGACGCGG includes the following:
- a CDS encoding AbrB/MazE/SpoVT family DNA-binding domain-containing protein is translated as MPTVVTIDKAGRIVVPKETREAQHIRPGTKFLLVEGADGRIWLQRLDAEELARRIQGETRGVNLDAIIAKVEREVEDLTAKRYPAARPR